A window of Sphingorhabdus lacus contains these coding sequences:
- a CDS encoding ParA family protein — translation MRVLALASQKGGSGKTTLSGHLAVQAQLAGAGPVVLIDIDPQGSLADWWNEREADLPAFAQTTVARLAADLAVLRQQGFKLAVIDTPPAITMAIQSVISVAELIVVPTRPSPHDLRAVGATVDLCERAGKPLIFVVNAATPKAKITSEAAVALSQHGTVAPITLHHRTDFAASMIDGRTVMEIDPNGRSSQEVIQLWAYISDRLEKNFRRTVFSAPAAAANPQVATARPMGGFGRRVVG, via the coding sequence GTGAGGGTTCTCGCATTAGCATCACAGAAGGGCGGGTCGGGCAAAACCACCCTTTCTGGCCACTTAGCGGTTCAGGCACAACTCGCCGGAGCCGGGCCTGTCGTTTTGATTGATATCGATCCGCAAGGGTCGCTGGCCGATTGGTGGAATGAACGTGAAGCCGACCTTCCCGCATTTGCCCAAACAACAGTTGCCCGCCTTGCGGCGGATTTGGCTGTTTTGCGGCAACAGGGTTTCAAGCTTGCGGTCATCGACACGCCACCCGCCATTACCATGGCGATCCAGAGCGTTATATCGGTCGCCGAGCTGATCGTCGTTCCAACCCGCCCGAGTCCCCATGACCTGCGCGCCGTAGGTGCTACTGTCGATTTGTGCGAGCGGGCCGGAAAGCCATTGATCTTCGTGGTCAACGCGGCAACGCCAAAAGCGAAAATCACTTCGGAAGCAGCTGTTGCACTGTCGCAGCACGGCACCGTCGCACCAATTACACTCCATCATCGTACCGACTTCGCAGCATCGATGATCGACGGTCGCACGGTTATGGAAATCGACCCCAACGGCCGGTCTTCGCAAGAAGTTATCCAGCTTTGGGCATATATTTCGGACCGACTGGAAAAGAACTTCCGCCGGACCGTTTTCAGCGCTCCCGCCGCCGCGGCTAACCCGCAAGTTGCCACCGCACGACCGATGGGCGGCTTTGGCCGTCGCGTTGTTGGTTAA
- the gatA gene encoding Asp-tRNA(Asn)/Glu-tRNA(Gln) amidotransferase subunit GatA, translated as MTDFSRMGVAAIRDGVANGEFKAVEVAEALNTRVANAKALNAFIVETPEKALEAAAAVDADRAAGKALGKMAGVPIGMKDLFCTEGVQTTAASHILEGFVPTYESTVSANLWKAGAGMLGKLNLDQFAMGSSNETSYFGNVISPWRRNDGGNAALAPGGSSGGSSSAIAARLCPAATGTDTGGSIRQPAAFTGISGIKPTYGRCSRWGIVAFASSLDQAGPMARDVRDCAIMLEAMAGFDPKDSTSLDLPVPAWEAGLNSDLKGKRIGIPREYRLDGIDEDIAAMWDNGIAWLKDAGAEVVDISLPHTKYALPAYYIIAPAEASSNLARYDGVRFGLRDLPDGSGLQDMYAATRAAGFGEEVRRRIMIGTYVLSAGFYDAYYTQAQKVRALIARDFEQAWASCDLILAPTAPSAAFGLGEKTSDPLSMYLNDVFAVPASLAGLPAMSVPGGLSKDGLPLGLQIIGKALDEQAVLNAGLAIEERSGFRAEAKEWW; from the coding sequence ATGACCGACTTTTCCAGAATGGGCGTTGCCGCCATCCGCGATGGCGTAGCTAACGGCGAGTTCAAAGCCGTAGAGGTCGCCGAAGCTCTCAACACACGCGTCGCCAATGCCAAAGCATTGAACGCCTTCATTGTCGAAACGCCGGAAAAGGCGCTTGAAGCCGCGGCCGCCGTTGATGCTGACCGCGCCGCGGGCAAGGCGCTTGGCAAGATGGCGGGTGTGCCGATCGGAATGAAGGACCTGTTCTGCACCGAAGGCGTGCAGACCACAGCCGCCAGCCATATTCTCGAAGGCTTTGTGCCGACGTATGAATCGACCGTGTCCGCCAATTTGTGGAAAGCGGGCGCCGGGATGCTGGGTAAGCTCAATCTCGACCAGTTCGCCATGGGGTCGTCCAACGAGACCAGCTATTTCGGTAACGTCATTTCGCCCTGGCGGCGCAACGATGGCGGCAACGCGGCATTGGCGCCTGGCGGTTCGTCGGGGGGGTCATCCTCGGCCATCGCGGCACGTTTGTGCCCTGCAGCTACCGGAACCGACACCGGCGGCTCAATCCGCCAGCCTGCTGCGTTCACGGGCATCAGCGGTATAAAGCCAACATACGGCCGCTGCTCACGCTGGGGTATTGTCGCCTTTGCAAGCTCGCTCGACCAGGCTGGCCCGATGGCGCGCGATGTGCGCGATTGCGCCATCATGCTAGAGGCGATGGCTGGCTTCGATCCCAAAGATTCAACTTCGCTCGATTTGCCCGTACCCGCATGGGAAGCTGGCCTGAACAGCGATTTGAAGGGTAAACGGATCGGTATTCCCCGCGAATATCGCCTCGACGGCATCGATGAAGACATCGCCGCCATGTGGGACAATGGCATTGCCTGGCTAAAAGACGCCGGCGCGGAAGTCGTCGATATCAGCCTGCCGCACACCAAATATGCTTTGCCGGCCTATTATATCATCGCTCCAGCAGAGGCATCTTCCAATCTCGCGCGCTATGACGGCGTCCGCTTCGGCCTGCGCGATTTGCCAGATGGTTCGGGCCTTCAGGACATGTACGCTGCCACCCGAGCCGCAGGTTTCGGCGAAGAAGTCCGCCGCCGTATCATGATCGGTACCTATGTGCTGTCTGCAGGGTTCTACGACGCCTATTATACACAGGCCCAAAAGGTCCGCGCTCTGATTGCCCGCGACTTTGAACAGGCATGGGCCAGCTGCGACCTGATTTTGGCTCCGACCGCGCCGAGCGCTGCGTTCGGGCTCGGTGAAAAGACGAGCGATCCGTTGTCGATGTATCTGAACGACGTTTTTGCCGTGCCTGCTTCACTGGCAGGTCTTCCCGCCATGTCGGTTCCCGGCGGCCTTAGCAAAGACGGCCTTCCATTAGGCCTGCAGATCATCGGCAAGGCGCTCGACGAGCAAGCCGTGTTGAACGCCGGTCTGGCAATCGAAGAACGTTCCGGATTTAGGGCGGAAGCTAAGGAGTGGTGGTAA
- the gatB gene encoding Asp-tRNA(Asn)/Glu-tRNA(Gln) amidotransferase subunit GatB, which translates to MTESTYRIQGNTGEWEVVIGLEVHAQVTSNAKLFSGASASYGGEPNSHVSLVDAAMPGMLPVPNRECLRQAVRTGMAINAQINRWSRFDRKNYFYADLPQGYQISQLYHPIVGEGEIEVTLNEKDPDSPTKKIGIERIHVEQDAGKLMHDQHPTMSFVDLNRSGVALMEIVSRPDMSSPQEAGAYLKKLRSILRYVGSCDGNMEQGSMRADVNVSVRKPGGELGTRTETKNVNSIRFMMQAIEYEAQRQVDLIEGGGAVVQETRLFDPNKMETRSMRSKEDAHDYRYFPDPDLLPVELDDAFLEECKASLPELPDAKRKRYESMGLTAYNAAVLTAEAETAFWFEDLLGHGVDAKQGSNWLLSELFGALNKLGKSLDESPVNPAQAAELLGLVADGTISGSIAKQVFEIMLETGQGAAAIVDERGLKQTNDTGAIEAEIAKIMAANEDKVAEYRSGKDKLFGFFVGQTMKAMQGKANPQVINELLKNVLDV; encoded by the coding sequence ATGACTGAATCAACATACCGTATCCAAGGAAACACCGGCGAGTGGGAGGTCGTGATCGGCCTTGAAGTCCATGCGCAGGTGACGTCCAACGCCAAGCTCTTTTCGGGCGCATCCGCCTCTTATGGCGGGGAACCGAACAGTCATGTGTCGCTCGTGGATGCGGCGATGCCTGGTATGTTGCCGGTGCCGAACCGCGAATGCTTGCGGCAGGCTGTTCGCACCGGCATGGCGATTAACGCGCAGATCAATCGCTGGTCGCGTTTTGACCGCAAAAACTATTTCTACGCCGACTTGCCGCAGGGCTACCAGATTTCGCAGCTTTACCACCCGATTGTCGGCGAAGGCGAAATCGAGGTCACGCTGAACGAGAAGGATCCCGATAGCCCGACCAAGAAGATCGGTATCGAGCGGATCCATGTCGAGCAGGATGCCGGTAAGCTGATGCACGACCAGCACCCGACCATGTCCTTTGTCGACCTCAACCGGTCGGGCGTCGCGCTGATGGAAATTGTCTCGCGGCCGGACATGAGTTCGCCGCAAGAGGCGGGGGCTTACCTTAAAAAGCTGCGGTCGATCCTGCGCTATGTCGGGTCGTGCGACGGCAATATGGAGCAGGGCTCCATGCGCGCCGACGTCAACGTATCGGTCCGCAAGCCGGGTGGTGAACTCGGGACGCGAACCGAAACGAAGAATGTGAACTCGATCCGTTTCATGATGCAGGCGATCGAATATGAGGCGCAGCGGCAAGTCGATCTGATCGAAGGCGGCGGCGCTGTCGTCCAGGAAACGCGCCTGTTTGACCCCAATAAAATGGAAACCCGGTCCATGCGCTCCAAGGAAGACGCGCATGATTACCGCTATTTCCCGGACCCGGACCTGTTGCCGGTCGAATTGGACGATGCATTTCTAGAAGAATGCAAGGCAAGCCTGCCTGAACTGCCCGACGCGAAGCGCAAGCGTTACGAAAGTATGGGGCTCACAGCTTATAATGCGGCGGTTTTGACTGCGGAAGCCGAGACGGCGTTCTGGTTTGAAGATCTGCTGGGCCACGGCGTGGACGCCAAGCAAGGATCGAACTGGCTTCTGTCCGAACTGTTCGGCGCGCTCAATAAACTGGGCAAGTCGCTGGACGAAAGCCCGGTAAATCCGGCGCAGGCTGCGGAATTGCTGGGCTTGGTCGCGGATGGCACAATCAGTGGCAGCATCGCCAAGCAGGTCTTTGAAATCATGCTCGAAACCGGGCAGGGCGCTGCGGCCATTGTGGACGAGCGCGGGTTGAAGCAGACCAACGATACCGGAGCCATCGAAGCCGAAATCGCCAAGATCATGGCTGCCAACGAAGACAAGGTCGCCGAATATCGTTCGGGCAAGGACAAGCTTTTTGGCTTCTTCGTCGGTCAGACCATGAAGGCGATGCAGGGTAAAGCCAACCCGCAGGTCATCAACGAGCTGTTGAAGAATGTGTTAGACGTCTGA
- a CDS encoding SPOR domain-containing protein yields MNSKFVVKLALSTAFVAVPAMTTSTAGFGSTDKVSAKKAGPEKAYGWAKKAEQALAKGKADRALTFAELAVEADMQNRDYRGLLARIYMSQGRFVSAERTLMDVMELGQVDPRTVISLALARIAQGNVDSAVMLVEANRSIIPVSDYGLTLALAGRSDDAVNILTDAIRTDSATVRTRQNLALAYALDGRWRDARVMASQDMAQSQVNDRIAEWAQFARPEAYTLRVAGLLKVRPNMADTGQPVRLALNSSAPAGLAQAEVQAAPVEMASAPQPEPVELAALGPAPVSDSVGFAAVEAAVNMIEPAPVAVAAVEEAPLIKASAGPAKAAAPSAPVKLALADVPASKPSMKSSTHLVQLGAFSNAANAAAAWNKYSKRYGVLSGMDSASSTVTVNGKKFVRLAAMGFTNGASANAACSKIKAQGGVCLVRTIGADKPVRMASATGRKIAAR; encoded by the coding sequence ATGAATAGCAAATTTGTCGTAAAGCTCGCATTATCGACTGCTTTTGTGGCAGTGCCCGCGATGACAACGTCGACTGCCGGTTTCGGGAGCACTGATAAGGTGTCGGCCAAAAAGGCAGGCCCTGAAAAGGCTTATGGCTGGGCGAAGAAAGCCGAGCAGGCTCTTGCAAAGGGTAAAGCCGATCGAGCGTTGACCTTCGCTGAATTGGCCGTTGAAGCCGATATGCAAAATCGCGATTATCGTGGCCTTCTAGCCCGCATTTATATGTCGCAAGGCCGTTTCGTTTCCGCAGAACGCACCTTGATGGACGTTATGGAACTGGGCCAGGTGGACCCGCGTACCGTGATCAGCCTTGCGCTTGCACGTATCGCCCAAGGGAATGTTGATTCGGCCGTCATGCTGGTGGAAGCAAACCGTTCGATCATCCCCGTCAGCGACTATGGTCTGACCCTCGCACTTGCGGGGCGTTCCGATGATGCCGTCAATATACTGACCGATGCGATCCGCACCGACAGCGCGACCGTTCGTACTCGTCAGAATCTTGCACTTGCTTATGCCCTTGATGGTCGCTGGCGCGATGCCCGCGTCATGGCGTCACAGGATATGGCGCAGTCGCAAGTCAACGACCGGATTGCCGAATGGGCCCAGTTCGCACGCCCTGAAGCCTATACTTTGCGCGTTGCCGGACTTTTGAAAGTTCGCCCCAATATGGCCGACACCGGACAGCCCGTTCGGTTGGCTCTAAACAGCTCCGCACCTGCTGGATTGGCGCAAGCCGAAGTTCAGGCCGCACCGGTAGAAATGGCCTCCGCACCTCAGCCTGAGCCCGTCGAACTTGCTGCGCTTGGCCCTGCGCCCGTTTCCGACAGCGTTGGCTTTGCCGCGGTCGAAGCCGCGGTAAACATGATTGAGCCCGCTCCGGTTGCTGTTGCTGCCGTTGAAGAAGCTCCGCTGATTAAGGCATCAGCCGGTCCTGCAAAAGCTGCCGCGCCGTCCGCACCGGTTAAGCTTGCACTGGCGGATGTTCCGGCATCGAAGCCGTCGATGAAGTCTTCGACCCATCTGGTCCAGCTTGGTGCGTTTTCGAACGCAGCAAATGCAGCCGCAGCATGGAACAAATATAGCAAGCGCTACGGCGTTCTGAGCGGAATGGATTCGGCAAGTTCCACCGTTACGGTGAATGGCAAGAAATTTGTCCGCCTGGCTGCGATGGGCTTCACAAACGGCGCATCTGCAAATGCTGCGTGCAGTAAGATCAAGGCACAAGGTGGCGTTTGCCTCGTCCGGACTATCGGTGCCGATAAACCTGTGCGGATGGCAAGTGCAACGGGTCGCAAGATCGCAGCGCGCTAA
- a CDS encoding aspartate carbamoyltransferase catalytic subunit, with translation MTWTQNIAADRFPAGSDAFPHRHLLGIAGLQKWEILYILKEAEHWVALNRSGPAKHDDRLSGLTIINAFFENSTRTLLSFEIAGKRLGADVVNMHAAQSSVKKGETLIDTAMTLNAMRADAIVIRHASSGAVQLISSKVDCPVLNAGDGSHEHPTQALLDALTITRRRGSVEGQTVVICGDLLHSRVARSNIFCLKSLGADVRVVAPPALMPHGIEAFGAESYTDFDSALNGADVVMMLRLQNERMQGDFIPSPREFYHLYGLDERRLAIAKPDALVMHPGPMNRGVEIASNIADHVERSAITEQVEMGVAVRMACLDILTRKARCVEGWA, from the coding sequence ATGACATGGACACAGAATATCGCCGCCGACCGCTTTCCAGCTGGTTCGGACGCTTTTCCGCACAGGCATTTGCTTGGCATTGCCGGACTTCAAAAATGGGAAATTCTCTACATTTTGAAAGAGGCTGAACATTGGGTCGCGCTGAACCGTTCGGGCCCTGCCAAGCATGATGACCGGCTGTCAGGCTTGACCATCATCAACGCTTTTTTCGAAAATTCGACCCGCACGCTTCTTTCATTCGAGATTGCGGGCAAAAGGCTGGGCGCGGATGTCGTCAATATGCACGCCGCACAGTCCAGCGTCAAAAAAGGCGAAACGCTAATCGACACGGCGATGACATTGAACGCCATGCGCGCGGATGCCATTGTGATTCGTCACGCAAGTTCTGGAGCGGTGCAGCTTATTTCCAGCAAGGTCGACTGCCCCGTTTTGAACGCCGGAGACGGCAGCCATGAACACCCGACACAGGCGTTGCTCGATGCGCTGACCATCACACGCCGCAGGGGGTCTGTCGAAGGACAGACCGTGGTCATCTGCGGCGATCTGCTGCATAGCCGCGTGGCACGCTCCAATATTTTCTGCCTGAAAAGCCTGGGTGCCGACGTACGTGTGGTCGCGCCGCCTGCCCTGATGCCGCACGGGATCGAAGCGTTCGGGGCCGAATCTTACACCGATTTTGATTCCGCGCTGAACGGCGCAGACGTTGTCATGATGCTGCGGCTGCAAAATGAACGGATGCAGGGCGACTTCATCCCCTCCCCCCGCGAATTTTATCATCTTTACGGACTAGATGAACGCAGGCTCGCGATTGCAAAGCCCGACGCACTGGTCATGCACCCCGGCCCCATGAATCGCGGAGTGGAAATCGCCAGCAATATTGCCGACCATGTCGAACGTTCGGCCATCACCGAGCAGGTGGAAATGGGCGTCGCTGTACGCATGGCCTGTCTGGATATCCTGACCCGAAAGGCACGCTGCGTGGAGGGTTGGGCATGA
- a CDS encoding dihydroorotase: MTGINILNGHAVLPGIAKAEAAHIHIENGVIASVGKAAPIAEQLDASGLIVAPGIIDLGVFKTDKPAFRFGGITRAALMPDQSPVHDDPATVRYAALKGKPDLWVHPLAAATQGLDGLHMAEIALMKEAGAVGVATGRNWIADSGIMLRIMRYCAALDLPVFVHSEDAGLAGKAVATNGETATLLGLSSASPATEALAIARDLILAEESGAHVHFRQVTTARGLDMIRDGKARGLRISCGITPGHLFLSDNAIFDFRTFARLSPPLRDEDNRLSCIAAVADGTIDVISSGHDPRGPEDKRLPFSEAAPGMAGAETLLALSLNLVREGTISTGRLFELLATNPAQILGLNAGKIAEGCEADLILIDPDAPWQVDGDKMAALAGNTPFDRLPVQGRVRHMLKGGKVIPA, from the coding sequence ATGACCGGTATCAATATCCTGAATGGCCATGCGGTTCTTCCCGGAATCGCGAAGGCCGAGGCTGCACACATCCATATCGAAAATGGCGTCATTGCGTCCGTAGGCAAAGCCGCACCAATTGCCGAACAACTGGATGCATCGGGCCTTATTGTTGCACCCGGGATCATCGATCTGGGCGTCTTCAAAACCGATAAACCAGCCTTCCGTTTCGGCGGGATAACGCGGGCAGCGCTGATGCCGGACCAGTCACCTGTTCACGATGACCCCGCCACGGTCCGTTATGCCGCGCTAAAAGGTAAACCCGATCTGTGGGTTCACCCGCTTGCGGCAGCTACGCAAGGGTTGGACGGGCTGCACATGGCGGAAATCGCCTTGATGAAAGAAGCCGGTGCCGTTGGTGTCGCCACCGGACGCAACTGGATTGCGGACAGCGGGATCATGCTACGCATCATGCGCTATTGTGCGGCGCTTGACTTGCCCGTGTTCGTCCATAGCGAAGATGCCGGTCTTGCCGGCAAGGCGGTTGCGACCAATGGCGAAACAGCAACCTTGCTCGGCCTTTCGAGTGCGTCGCCCGCGACCGAGGCACTCGCCATCGCCCGCGATCTTATCCTTGCCGAAGAAAGTGGCGCCCATGTCCATTTCCGGCAGGTCACCACGGCGCGCGGTCTTGATATGATTCGGGATGGCAAGGCACGCGGTCTGCGGATCAGTTGCGGCATCACGCCCGGGCACCTTTTCCTGTCCGACAACGCCATATTCGACTTCCGAACTTTTGCCCGACTTTCGCCGCCCTTGCGCGACGAAGATAATCGCCTGAGCTGCATCGCGGCGGTGGCTGACGGGACGATTGATGTGATCTCGTCAGGGCATGACCCACGCGGGCCGGAGGACAAACGCCTTCCCTTTTCAGAGGCTGCACCAGGAATGGCGGGCGCTGAGACGTTGCTTGCGCTCTCGCTCAATCTGGTACGTGAAGGCACCATTTCGACAGGTCGTCTTTTCGAACTGCTTGCAACCAATCCAGCGCAAATCCTCGGTTTAAATGCAGGGAAAATTGCAGAAGGATGTGAAGCCGACCTTATCCTGATCGATCCGGATGCGCCTTGGCAAGTTGATGGCGATAAAATGGCCGCGTTGGCAGGCAACACTCCTTTTGACCGCCTGCCGGTTCAAGGCCGCGTGCGGCATATGTTAAAGGGCGGCAAGGTCATACCGGCCTAA
- a CDS encoding DUF3089 domain-containing protein, translated as MARKFLYLFASLIVLVIAGGFVLRIYQDELTDFAIGQLEPTVKFEKQAALATNVYEDPGMWFSRGGQKNDNPTLWEPVGAPKTEVPGSAAIFFIHPTSFMARTHWNAPLDDQESQARARLFLRGLATPFAASGEIWAPRYRQAGIGAFLTTKPEGAQALNDAYQDILLAFDHFVKTVQKDRPIILAGHSQGALHLTHLLKDRIAGKPIAKRIVAAYVVGWPVSITSDMPEMGLPVCTSPDQTGCIMGWESYAEPAKYGKILELYNATTGFNGESRKDTPILCTNPLNGGAEADALAQANLGTLKPSGDMSTGELIPTTVPARCDEKGFLLIGDPVDMGPYVLPGNNYHVYDYPLFWANVRADALWRTQKFLAK; from the coding sequence TTGGCTCGCAAATTTCTTTATCTGTTCGCTAGCCTGATCGTATTGGTCATCGCCGGTGGTTTCGTTCTGCGTATCTACCAGGACGAGCTGACCGACTTTGCGATTGGCCAGCTTGAACCTACCGTAAAGTTCGAAAAACAGGCAGCACTGGCCACCAATGTCTATGAAGACCCCGGCATGTGGTTCTCGCGGGGCGGTCAGAAGAACGATAACCCGACCTTGTGGGAACCGGTGGGCGCGCCAAAGACCGAAGTTCCGGGTTCGGCGGCCATCTTCTTTATTCATCCTACGTCATTCATGGCGCGCACACATTGGAACGCGCCGCTAGACGATCAGGAATCGCAGGCGCGCGCGCGGCTTTTCCTGCGCGGGCTCGCAACACCCTTTGCCGCATCTGGCGAAATCTGGGCTCCACGCTACCGTCAGGCCGGGATTGGTGCGTTTTTGACGACCAAACCCGAAGGGGCGCAAGCGCTTAATGATGCCTATCAGGATATCCTGCTTGCCTTCGACCATTTTGTGAAAACGGTGCAAAAGGACCGGCCCATCATCCTTGCCGGCCATAGTCAGGGCGCACTGCATCTGACCCATTTACTAAAGGATCGGATCGCGGGCAAACCCATCGCGAAGCGTATTGTCGCGGCCTATGTCGTTGGCTGGCCGGTGTCGATCACGTCCGACATGCCGGAAATGGGCCTTCCCGTCTGCACATCGCCGGATCAGACGGGCTGTATCATGGGCTGGGAAAGCTACGCTGAACCGGCGAAATATGGCAAAATCCTCGAACTCTACAACGCCACTACGGGCTTTAACGGCGAATCTCGCAAGGACACGCCGATCCTGTGCACCAACCCGCTCAACGGCGGAGCGGAAGCGGATGCCTTGGCGCAGGCGAATCTCGGAACACTCAAGCCGTCAGGGGATATGAGCACGGGCGAATTAATCCCCACCACGGTCCCTGCCCGCTGCGATGAAAAGGGCTTTTTGCTCATAGGCGATCCGGTGGACATGGGGCCCTATGTGTTGCCTGGTAATAACTACCATGTGTACGACTACCCGCTCTTCTGGGCCAATGTCCGTGCCGACGCGCTGTGGCGGACGCAGAAGTTTCTCGCCAAATGA
- the tig gene encoding trigger factor, with amino-acid sequence MQTVETQNEGLKRAYRMTITAKDVESRIDAEVKKIAPQVRMPGFRPGKVPANLVKKMHKDSLLQDALNSSIQEGVQKAITDNKLRPATQPHVHLDNDYAPGKDAVVDFHLEVLPAISAPSIDGITLERLTVEVSDAAVDESILKLAAGQKSFEAADKKYAAKLGDSVVIDFEGKVDGVPFEGGKGEGMAVELGSGQLIPGFEDQLVGVKANDEKVINVTFPEDYNAENLKGKAATFDIVVAEVRKPVEAKADDNLAKMFGLEGIDKLRELMKVQVEQEHNGLTRTYMKRQLLDQLAADHDFEVPPSMVEAEFEQIWAQLEQEAAREEDPEAAKKEMEAEREDYRDIAVRRVRLGLLLSEIGQANGVEVSSQEMNMLVQQAAQQYRAEDRQRFVQYLQENPMAAAQLRAPLFEDKVVDFLFDKASVTEKTVTKEELEAAIEAEPDAKPAAKKKAPAKKAAAKEEAPAKEAKPAAKKAAPKKEAAEPKEEAKPAAKKAPAKKAAAKK; translated from the coding sequence ATGCAGACCGTCGAGACACAGAATGAAGGCCTGAAGCGCGCATATCGGATGACGATTACCGCGAAAGATGTCGAATCGCGCATTGATGCCGAGGTAAAGAAAATCGCCCCTCAGGTGCGGATGCCCGGCTTCCGTCCTGGTAAGGTTCCCGCCAATCTGGTCAAGAAAATGCACAAGGACTCCTTGTTGCAGGACGCGCTGAACAGCTCGATCCAGGAAGGCGTCCAGAAGGCGATCACCGATAACAAGCTGCGTCCTGCGACCCAGCCCCATGTTCATCTCGATAATGACTATGCGCCCGGTAAGGATGCGGTTGTCGACTTCCATCTCGAAGTATTGCCTGCGATTTCGGCGCCGTCGATTGACGGGATCACGCTGGAGCGTTTGACGGTCGAAGTCAGCGATGCTGCGGTGGACGAATCGATCTTGAAGTTGGCCGCTGGCCAGAAGAGCTTTGAAGCAGCAGACAAGAAATACGCCGCCAAATTGGGCGATAGCGTTGTTATCGACTTTGAAGGCAAGGTCGATGGCGTTCCGTTCGAAGGCGGCAAGGGCGAAGGCATGGCGGTCGAGCTTGGTTCGGGTCAGCTTATCCCCGGTTTTGAAGACCAGCTTGTTGGTGTGAAAGCCAATGATGAAAAGGTCATCAACGTAACCTTCCCCGAAGATTACAACGCCGAGAACCTGAAGGGCAAAGCTGCAACCTTCGATATCGTTGTGGCCGAAGTCCGCAAGCCTGTGGAAGCTAAAGCCGACGACAATCTTGCCAAGATGTTCGGTCTGGAAGGCATCGACAAGCTGCGCGAGCTGATGAAAGTCCAAGTCGAGCAAGAACATAACGGCCTGACCCGCACATATATGAAGCGCCAGCTACTCGATCAGCTTGCTGCGGACCATGATTTTGAAGTTCCGCCTTCGATGGTCGAAGCCGAGTTCGAGCAGATTTGGGCGCAACTTGAGCAGGAAGCTGCACGTGAGGAAGATCCCGAAGCGGCCAAGAAGGAAATGGAAGCAGAGCGCGAAGATTATCGTGACATCGCCGTCCGCCGCGTTCGCTTAGGTTTGTTGCTGTCTGAAATCGGTCAGGCAAATGGCGTAGAAGTCAGCAGCCAAGAAATGAATATGCTGGTCCAGCAAGCTGCCCAGCAATATCGCGCTGAAGACCGCCAGCGGTTCGTACAATATCTGCAAGAAAACCCGATGGCAGCCGCCCAGCTGCGTGCCCCTCTGTTTGAAGACAAGGTCGTTGACTTCCTTTTCGACAAAGCAAGCGTCACCGAAAAGACGGTAACGAAGGAAGAGCTCGAAGCAGCGATCGAAGCTGAGCCCGACGCAAAGCCTGCTGCGAAGAAGAAGGCGCCTGCCAAAAAGGCTGCGGCCAAGGAAGAAGCTCCTGCGAAGGAAGCCAAGCCTGCGGCAAAGAAGGCTGCCCCTAAAAAGGAAGCTGCCGAGCCTAAGGAAGAAGCCAAGCCAGCCGCCAAGAAAGCGCCTGCAAAGAAGGCTGCCGCGAAGAAGTAA
- the gatC gene encoding Asp-tRNA(Asn)/Glu-tRNA(Gln) amidotransferase subunit GatC has protein sequence MSVDKDTVNKIARLSRIAISDAEADKMVGELNGILAWVEQLGEVDVTGVEPMTAVIPNKLRLRDDVVTDGDVREKVLANAPAREGSFFGVPKVIE, from the coding sequence ATGTCTGTAGATAAAGATACCGTGAATAAAATCGCACGGCTTTCGCGCATCGCGATCAGCGATGCAGAGGCTGACAAGATGGTCGGCGAGCTCAATGGCATTCTGGCCTGGGTGGAGCAATTGGGTGAGGTGGATGTCACCGGCGTAGAGCCGATGACCGCCGTCATCCCCAACAAGCTTCGCTTGCGCGACGACGTCGTCACCGATGGCGATGTGCGCGAAAAGGTCCTTGCCAACGCTCCCGCTCGTGAAGGCAGCTTTTTTGGCGTGCCGAAGGTGATTGAATAA
- the ruvX gene encoding Holliday junction resolvase RuvX — protein MIFEQVSDFRNALPGGGVLIGLDVGSKTIGTAFCDAGWTFASPADLIKRSKFSKDKVALQAAMATRPTKGIVIGLPLNMDGSESPRSQSSRAFARNIADLGLPILLRDERWSTQAVERDMIAADMSRAKRAEKIDSGAAAFILQGAIDALTA, from the coding sequence ATGATTTTTGAGCAGGTTTCGGATTTCCGGAATGCGCTTCCGGGTGGCGGCGTCCTGATCGGACTCGATGTGGGAAGCAAGACTATCGGCACAGCTTTCTGCGACGCGGGCTGGACCTTCGCTTCACCTGCCGACCTTATAAAGCGCAGTAAATTCTCCAAAGATAAAGTCGCATTGCAAGCCGCCATGGCCACCCGCCCTACAAAGGGTATCGTCATCGGCTTGCCCCTGAACATGGACGGCAGCGAGAGCCCACGGAGCCAGTCAAGCCGAGCTTTTGCCCGCAACATCGCCGATCTCGGTTTGCCCATCCTGCTGCGGGACGAACGTTGGTCCACCCAAGCCGTCGAACGCGACATGATCGCCGCCGATATGAGCCGTGCCAAAAGAGCGGAAAAGATCGACAGCGGCGCTGCGGCTTTTATCCTTCAGGGGGCCATCGACGCATTGACTGCGTGA